Proteins from a genomic interval of Miscanthus floridulus cultivar M001 unplaced genomic scaffold, ASM1932011v1 fs_621_1_2, whole genome shotgun sequence:
- the LOC136532440 gene encoding F-box protein At1g47056-like encodes MTLRWISHLSATAPCPSILRRRKPPLLPPSPALSVPPQVLSSIAEAAGEDHTADLPEELLALVFGLLGSGDCKRCSLVCRRWLAVEAASRLRFALDARAPLLADSALPRLLARFPAVSKLALKCNRHAESVGDPALAQVADRLGPGLRRLKLRSLRAVTDDGVAALAVAAANLRKLSVGSCAFGAKGIEAVLRSCLHLEELSIKCLRGLAESEPISVSTAGVLLIRARTLPMSVVRVRAAALHCSIQELDHGEDQDATTASSGMGVEG; translated from the exons ATGACACTCCGTTGGATTTCCCATCT ATCCGCCACCGCCCCGTGCCCCTCCATCCTGCGCCGccgcaagcccccgctcctgccTCCGTCCCCTGCGCTCTCTGTGCCGCCGCAGGTCCTCTCCTCCATCGCCGAGGCCGCCGGGGAGGACCACACCGCCGACCTCCCCGAGGAGCTCCTCGCCCTCGTCTTCGGTCTCCTCGGCTCCGGCGACTGCAAGCGCTGCTCCCTCGTGTGCCGCCGCTGGCTAGCCGTAGAGGCCGCCTCCCGCCTTCGCTTCGCGCTCGATGCCAGGGCACCGCTGCTCGCCGACTCGGCCCTCCCCCGCCTCCTCGCGCGCTTCCCCGCCGTCTCCAAGCTCGCGCTAAAGTGCAACCGCCACGCTGAGAGCGTGGGCGACCCGGCCCTCGCGCAAGTTGCCGACCGCCTTGGCCCAGGCCTTCGTCGCCTCAAACTCCGCTCCCTGCGCGCGGTCACCGACGATGGGGTCGCCGCGCTCGCCGTTGCGGCCGCTAACCTCCGCAAGCTCTCCGTCGGCTCCTGTGCCTTCGGAGCCAAGGGAATCGAGGCTGTCCTCCGCTCCTGCCTCCACCTCGAGGAGCTGTCCATCAAGTGTCTTCGTGGCCTCGCTGAGTCAGAGCCCATTTCCGTCTCCACCGCCGGCGTGCTGCTTATACGAGCGCGGACAC TGCCCATGTCGGTTGTGCGGGTGCGCGCGGCCGCGCTCCACTGCTCCATACAGGAGCTCGACCATGGGGAGGATCAGGACGCCACAACCGCAAGCTCTGGGATGGGAGTTGAAGGATGA
- the LOC136532438 gene encoding uncharacterized protein — protein sequence MSHAGPTSPSPAAALYVQPSDVTLVKDFLRPWVTSGDTKVGCAGAYVHAADLYSADPEELARRFQPAVSMDGDCTWYFLSPLRTKSPRDQRKVRAVADGTGCWHSEAAPKNVVDHLDGGRHIGYRQSFSFMRRSDAGVDVRAGWIMAEFHFHHQGLGRKVEGLVLCKMYRSPRNHGPSVVPDGDDDVRSGVSLSAETTFYCRKSNAIDDEDSNAVTAGRQRHSNNSNGTATTTAMTVPLLTEKAAGHDEVSGMTTAVVPCPKNKAVVADDEDLLASPPAHKKMRVAVANAESSGAVLVLKETTAGTPAAAAQLHCPQCGFHLAALQALVTLTKSKSGVPRGDAGNSEIPRRQRRTPTHGTLEQKVQLKN from the coding sequence ATGTCCCACGCCGGCCCGACGTCGCCGTCGCCGGCTGCGGCGTTGTACGTGCAGCCATCCGACGTAACTCTCGTGAAGGACTTCCTGCGGCCCTGGGTGACTTCGGGCGACACCAAGGTGGGCTGCGCCGGCGCGTACGTGCACGCGGCTGACCTGTACTCCGCGGACCCCGAGGAGCTGGCGCGGAGATTCCAGCCGGCCGTCTCCATGGACGGCGACTGCACATGGTACTTCCTTAGTCCGCTGCGCACCAAGAGCCCTCGCGATCAGCGCAAGGTGCGCGCGGTCGCGGATGGCACGGGATGCTGGCACAGCGAGGCCGCGCCCAAGAATGTCGTTGACCACCTCGACGGCGGACGTCACATCGGGTACCGCCAGAGTTTTTCGTTCATGCGGAGGAGTGACGCTGGTGTGGACGTGCGAGCTGGCTGGATAATGGCGGAGTTCCACTTCCACCACCAGGGTCTCGGGAGGAAGGTCGAGGGCCTCGTGCTGTGTAAGATGTACCGGAGCCCGCGCAACCATGGTCCTTCGGTGGTGCCCGACGGTGACGACGATGTGCGCTCCGGCGTGTCTCTGTCCGCGGAAACAACGTTTTATTGCCGGAAGAGCAATGCGATCGACGACGAGGACTCCAACGCCGTGACGGCAGGACGGCAACGGCATAGCAATAACTCGAACGGCACGGCCACTACCACAGCGATGACAGTGCCTCTTCTCACGGAGAAGGCGGCAGGCCACGACGAGGTCTCCGGCATGACCACGGCCGTGGTGCCCTGCCCGAAGAATAAGGCGGTGGTGGCGGATGACGAGGACTTGTTGGCGTCGCCGCCTGCACACAAGAAGATGAGGGTGGCGGTGGCCAACGCCGAGAGCTCTGGCGCAGTGTTGGTGCTCAAGGAGACAACCGCGGGCACCCCAGCTGCGGCGGCCCAGCTGCACTGCCCCCAGTGTGGGTTCCACCTCGCCGCTCTGCAGGCGCTCGTGACCCTAACCAAATCCAAGTCGGGTGTGCCCCGGGGAGATGCAGGAAATTCAGAGATCCCAAGGAGACAAAGAAGAACACCAACCCATGGGACACTAGAACAGAAGGTTCAGTTGAAAAACTAG